In a genomic window of Roseiflexus castenholzii DSM 13941:
- a CDS encoding SDR family oxidoreductase, producing MKTILITGASRGIGRATALALAAPGVAMTLAARSVSLLDEVAADVRAAGASAVIAPCDVTDEDEIRHLIEQTTIATGRIDLLVHSVGGAYVAPVTQITQTHWDEQVRVHLTSLFLICKHATPFMHNGGLLVYVASVAARQVFPNWSAYCAAKHGALGLLGAVREEVRPYGVRVTAVLPAATDTGLWDDLPGDWNRAAMMQPADVAAAIASLAAYPPHVAVEELTVGHVAGRL from the coding sequence ATGAAGACCATTCTCATCACCGGCGCCAGCCGGGGCATCGGGCGGGCGACAGCGCTCGCGCTCGCGGCGCCTGGCGTCGCCATGACCCTGGCGGCGCGATCCGTTTCTCTCCTGGACGAAGTGGCGGCGGACGTCCGCGCGGCCGGCGCGTCGGCGGTCATCGCGCCATGCGACGTGACGGACGAAGATGAGATTCGTCACCTGATCGAACAGACGACCATAGCAACCGGACGGATCGATCTGCTCGTTCACAGCGTCGGCGGGGCATATGTCGCACCGGTGACGCAGATCACTCAGACGCATTGGGATGAGCAGGTGCGTGTGCACCTGACGAGTCTCTTCCTGATCTGCAAGCATGCAACGCCGTTCATGCACAACGGCGGATTGCTGGTGTACGTCGCCTCGGTAGCGGCGCGTCAGGTCTTCCCCAACTGGTCGGCGTATTGCGCCGCCAAACATGGCGCGCTGGGGTTGCTCGGCGCCGTGCGTGAAGAAGTGCGACCGTATGGCGTGCGCGTGACGGCGGTGCTCCCGGCGGCAACCGATACCGGCTTGTGGGACGATCTTCCCGGCGATTGGAACCGTGCGGCGATGATGCAACCGGCAGACGTCGCTGCCGCTATCGCCAGTCTGGCAGCGTATCCGCCGCACGTCGCCGTCGAGGAGTTGACCGTCGGGCATGTCGCCGGCAGGCTTTAG